From one Anabas testudineus chromosome 18, fAnaTes1.2, whole genome shotgun sequence genomic stretch:
- the LOC113168596 gene encoding uncharacterized protein LOC113168596 produces MTLSQAYPTHTPTHTPTHTPTPDHNFTTPWHGLCYYKRQLCSHETGTFCPQCDANGNFLPRQCWASTGYCWCVDVISGKMIPNTETPPGVEPVDCGGVWHCPHGWSNYGRRCFMFIDTPKKWIEAEVYCQFDDANLVSIHNQEENRFIMSLTRGDTHDFPETWAGGFDAIHPGYWMWSDGSDFNYNNWYKNPYDTEDYDDDDNEHKDEDEEDNNDDEHDKPHEDEHDKPHEDEHDKPHEDEHDKEDRNPKNKNCLRINYEYDLTWFHAYCTDSLPFVCAKMANKYM; encoded by the exons ATGACCTTGAGCCAAGCCTACCCAACCCACACCCCAACCCACACCCCAACCCACACCCCAACCCCCGACCACAACTTCACCACCCCCTGGCATGGCCTCTGCTATTATAAAAGGCAGCTCTGCTCCCATGAGACTGGAACATTCTGCCCACAGTGTGACGCCAACGGGAACTTCCTACCGCGCCAGTGCTGGGCATCAACAGGGTACTGTTGGTGTGTTGACGTCATCAGCGGAAAAATGATACCAAACACAGAAACGCCACCAGGAGTCGAGCCTGTTGACTGTG GTGGAGTATGGCACTGTCCCCACGGGTGGTCAAACTACGGACGCAGGTGTTTCATGTTCATCGACACCCCGAAGAAATGGATTGAAGCTGAG GTTTACTGTCAGTTTGATGACGCCAACCTGGTGTCAATCCACAACCAGGAGGAGAATCGCTTCATCATGTCTTTGACCAGAGGAGACACCCACGACTTCCCCGAGACCTGGGCCGGTGGCTTTGACGCCATACAC CCTGGATATTGGATGTGGAGTGACGGTTCTGACTTCAACTATAACAACTGGTACAAGAACCCCTATGACACTGAAGATTATGATGATGACGACAATGAGcataaagatgaagatgaagaagacaaCAATGATGATGAACATGATAAGCCCCATGAAGATGAACATGATAAGCCCCATGAAGATGAACATGATAAGCCCCATGAAGATGAACATGACAAAGAAGACCGAAATCCCAAGAACAAGAACTGTCTGAGGATCAATTACGAAT atgacTTGACCTGGTTCCACGCCTACTGCACCGACTCTCTCCCATTCGTTTGTGCCAAGATggcaaacaaatacatgtag